A part of Rhizobium lusitanum genomic DNA contains:
- the traC gene encoding conjugal transfer protein TraC gives MKKPSSKIREEIARLQDQLKQAETREAERIGRIALRAGIGDIDTDEATLQVAFEDIAGQFRGGKRQATVKKNPGDARATSETSAALASGAAAGNGSEA, from the coding sequence ATGAAAAAACCCTCATCGAAAATCCGTGAAGAAATCGCCCGGCTGCAGGACCAGCTGAAGCAGGCCGAAACCCGGGAAGCCGAGCGGATTGGCCGGATCGCGCTAAGGGCAGGCATTGGCGACATCGACACTGACGAGGCCACACTTCAGGTGGCGTTCGAGGACATTGCCGGGCAGTTTCGAGGAGGCAAGAGACAGGCAACGGTCAAGAAAAATCCCGGAGACGCCAGGGCGACCAGCGAAACCTCGGCAGCGCTCGCATCTGGCGCGGCTGCGGGCAACGGTAGCGAGGCTTGA
- the traD gene encoding type IV conjugative transfer system coupling protein TraD, whose amino-acid sequence MRRSSSTDVRRQDTREKIQLGGLIVKAGLRYEKRALLLGLLIDAGLRIQADDAERVRLTAIGAGAFGRDGE is encoded by the coding sequence ATGCGGCGGAGCTCATCGACCGACGTCCGCAGACAAGACACGCGCGAGAAAATCCAACTGGGCGGCCTGATCGTCAAGGCTGGCCTGCGCTACGAGAAGCGGGCGCTGCTGCTAGGCTTGCTGATAGACGCAGGTCTTCGCATCCAGGCGGACGATGCCGAGCGGGTGCGCCTGACCGCGATCGGCGCGGGGGCCTTTGGTCGTGACGGTGAATAG